The following are encoded together in the Cyanobacterium aponinum PCC 10605 genome:
- the rfbD gene encoding dTDP-4-dehydrorhamnose reductase encodes MTTKILLFGSNGQVGTELSTHLSKIGDLTLINRSIVDLTSEKDVRNCIRDCKPQFIVNAAAYTAVDKAESEPQLAQQINAIAPQIIAEESNKINAQFIHISTDYVFDGKSNIPYLESDNTNPLGVYGKSKLQGEENIKENSDNYIILRTAWVYGKYGKGNFLKTMLRVGEERDILKVVIDQIGCPTYAEDIAIIIKKIIEQNKGEKYRQDIYHFTNLGVCSWYDFAVNIFRQARKLNYPLKVKEIIPISTTEYPTPAQRPAYSVLSTRKIRNDYNINGDYWLESLERYFQ; translated from the coding sequence ATGACAACAAAAATATTATTATTTGGAAGTAACGGACAAGTAGGCACTGAATTAAGCACTCATTTATCCAAAATAGGAGATTTAACCCTGATTAATCGAAGTATTGTTGACTTAACTTCGGAAAAGGATGTTAGAAATTGTATCCGAGATTGTAAACCCCAATTTATCGTCAATGCCGCCGCTTATACTGCCGTTGATAAAGCAGAATCTGAACCCCAATTAGCTCAACAAATAAATGCGATCGCCCCTCAAATTATCGCAGAAGAAAGCAATAAAATTAATGCACAATTTATTCATATTTCCACAGATTATGTTTTTGATGGCAAATCAAATATTCCTTATTTAGAATCTGATAATACTAATCCTTTAGGTGTTTATGGCAAAAGTAAATTACAAGGAGAAGAAAATATAAAAGAAAATAGTGATAATTATATAATTTTAAGAACTGCGTGGGTGTACGGAAAATATGGTAAGGGAAATTTTTTAAAAACTATGTTAAGAGTGGGAGAAGAAAGAGATATTTTAAAAGTAGTAATAGATCAAATTGGTTGCCCCACTTATGCTGAAGATATAGCCATAATAATCAAAAAAATAATTGAACAAAATAAGGGAGAAAAATACCGTCAAGACATATATCATTTTACAAATTTAGGAGTTTGTAGCTGGTACGATTTTGCTGTCAATATTTTTCGTCAAGCCCGAAAATTAAATTATCCCCTGAAAGTTAAAGAAATTATACCCATTTCCACCACAGAATACCCAACTCCTGCCCAGCGCCCTGCCTATTCTGTTCTCAGTACTAGAAAAATTAGGAATGACTATAATATTAATGGTGACTATTGGTTGGAATCCCTAGAGAGATATTTTCAATAA
- a CDS encoding peroxiredoxin, with the protein MAVLERVPDVVFKTRVRDESIQPNPYRWEDKTTQDIFGGKKVVVFSLPGAFTPTCSSNHLPRYEELYDEFKALGVDEIVCVSVNDAFVMFKWGREIGAKNVFLLPDGNGEFTRKMGMLVDKSNLGFGLRSWRYSMFVNDCKIEKIFVEPNFSDNCPTDPFEVSDADTMLAYLKGEQPKGVSEPRKEFVG; encoded by the coding sequence ATGGCAGTACTTGAAAGAGTTCCTGACGTAGTATTTAAAACCCGTGTCCGTGACGAATCTATTCAACCTAATCCTTACCGTTGGGAAGACAAAACCACTCAAGATATTTTCGGTGGTAAAAAAGTAGTAGTATTCTCTTTACCCGGTGCATTTACTCCTACTTGTTCTTCCAATCACCTTCCCCGTTACGAAGAATTATACGACGAATTCAAGGCTTTAGGGGTAGATGAAATTGTTTGTGTATCCGTCAATGATGCCTTTGTTATGTTCAAATGGGGTAGAGAAATCGGAGCAAAAAATGTTTTCTTACTTCCCGATGGTAATGGTGAATTTACCCGTAAAATGGGGATGTTAGTTGATAAATCTAATCTCGGTTTTGGTTTAAGATCTTGGCGTTATTCTATGTTTGTTAACGATTGCAAGATCGAAAAAATCTTCGTTGAGCCTAATTTCTCTGATAACTGTCCCACCGATCCTTTTGAAGTTTCTGACGCTGATACCATGTTAGCCTACCTCAAAGGAGAGCAACCTAAAGGAGTTTCTGAGCCTCGTAAAGAGTTTGTAGGTTAA
- a CDS encoding alpha/beta fold hydrolase — MKLKDNSDNAQKYGKQRDWFWHGWRIRYSFYPANMSGKNQIPILLLHGFGASLKHWRYNIPVLRQNHSVYAIDLLGFGNSEKAYAEYGIPFWSELVKDFWDNFINQPCIIIGNSIGSLIALNAVANYPKIARGLVMISLPDIYGRREVIPPFLYPILQKIENLVAFPLLIRLIFYLVRQRGIITRSLKLAYVDHKNVNDELIDIIMTPPQDKGAARALIALTRYVNDFNVSAKTLLSQVHIPILLLWGKCDRLIPPIMAEKLAQINPQITLKLLDNLGHCLHDENPDLFHQLFFEWEKLIINLSSV, encoded by the coding sequence ATGAAGCTAAAAGATAATTCTGATAACGCTCAAAAATATGGTAAACAAAGGGATTGGTTTTGGCATGGTTGGCGTATCCGTTATAGTTTTTATCCTGCCAATATGTCGGGAAAAAATCAAATACCAATTCTCCTTTTACATGGTTTTGGGGCTTCTTTAAAGCATTGGCGATATAATATACCTGTTTTAAGGCAAAATCATTCGGTTTATGCCATTGATTTACTAGGTTTTGGTAATTCAGAAAAAGCCTATGCAGAGTATGGTATTCCTTTTTGGTCAGAATTAGTGAAAGATTTTTGGGACAATTTTATTAATCAACCTTGTATTATTATTGGTAATTCTATTGGTTCTTTAATCGCTTTAAATGCGGTAGCTAATTACCCTAAAATAGCACGGGGATTAGTCATGATTAGTTTACCTGATATTTATGGTCGTAGAGAAGTTATTCCCCCTTTTTTATATCCTATTCTTCAAAAAATAGAGAATTTAGTGGCATTTCCTTTGTTAATTCGTTTAATTTTTTATCTTGTTCGCCAACGGGGTATTATTACTCGTAGTCTTAAATTAGCCTATGTTGATCATAAGAATGTGAATGATGAATTAATTGATATTATTATGACACCTCCTCAAGATAAAGGGGCGGCAAGGGCTTTAATTGCTTTAACTCGTTATGTGAATGATTTTAATGTGTCGGCAAAAACTCTTTTATCTCAGGTTCATATCCCTATATTACTACTTTGGGGGAAATGCGATCGCCTCATTCCTCCTATAATGGCAGAAAAATTAGCCCAGATTAATCCCCAAATCACTTTAAAATTATTAGATAATTTAGGTCATTGTCTTCATGATGAAAACCCTGATTTATTCCACCAGTTGTTTTTTGAATGGGAGAAATTAATTATTAACCTTAGTTCGGTTTAA
- the tatA gene encoding twin-arginine translocase TatA/TatE family subunit, whose translation MFGLGWAEVIIILIVAVLIFGPKKIPELGSSLGKTLRGFKDEVIRDDDNDNNDKESDN comes from the coding sequence ATGTTTGGTTTAGGTTGGGCTGAAGTAATTATTATTTTGATCGTGGCGGTTTTAATTTTTGGTCCAAAAAAAATACCAGAGTTAGGTAGTTCTTTAGGAAAAACCCTGAGAGGATTTAAGGATGAAGTAATAAGAGATGATGATAACGATAATAATGATAAGGAATCAGATAATTAA
- a CDS encoding DUF433 domain-containing protein: MVERYLQTDNQWELDIYNIPIYSVTDASRYLNIPLPTIRTWLNGRKYKTRKGEQNFLPLIQRPSEEMSQLSFTNLVEAHILRVIRTIHNISLDQVRIALDYISKRFDTDHPLATKQFSTDGVDLFLEEVRDLVNVSRSGQLAMKEILLQLLTRVEWDENNLATRLYPELDNTNDDKILIIDPRISFGKPVIKGTGVPTKAIAQLYDAGDSIEDIAENYDCKVIDIKQAILFESYIKVA; this comes from the coding sequence ATGGTAGAGAGATACTTGCAAACTGATAATCAATGGGAATTGGATATATATAATATCCCTATCTATTCAGTAACAGATGCTTCACGATATCTTAATATTCCTCTGCCCACTATACGCACTTGGTTAAATGGACGTAAATATAAGACAAGAAAAGGTGAGCAAAATTTCCTACCCTTAATACAACGCCCATCAGAAGAAATGTCGCAACTTTCTTTTACTAACTTAGTTGAAGCTCACATTTTAAGAGTCATTCGTACTATTCATAATATTTCTTTAGATCAAGTGAGAATCGCCCTTGATTATATTAGTAAGAGATTTGATACGGATCATCCTCTTGCTACTAAGCAATTTAGTACCGATGGAGTTGACTTATTTTTAGAAGAAGTAAGAGACTTAGTTAATGTTAGTCGCTCTGGACAATTAGCGATGAAAGAAATTTTACTGCAATTATTAACCCGTGTAGAATGGGATGAAAACAACTTAGCCACTAGACTCTACCCTGAATTAGATAATACTAATGATGATAAAATTTTAATCATTGACCCTCGTATCTCTTTTGGAAAACCTGTAATCAAGGGTACGGGCGTACCCACAAAAGCGATCGCTCAACTATATGACGCAGGGGATTCAATAGAGGATATAGCGGAAAACTATGACTGTAAAGTTATAGATATTAAACAGGCAATTTTATTTGAATCATATATAAAAGTCGCATAA
- a CDS encoding aldose epimerase family protein, with the protein MFNIAVKQEEYLIYILKDIENDSRLEIVPEKGGIVTNWKIQGQNILYLDQERFKNPSLSVRGGIPVLFPICGNLPENIFYFEDKKYILKQHGFARDLPWKVIGQSHSKSAKIILSLKSNQETLEVYPFEFELIFSYELLGKKLIIEQSYENKSNKKMPFSTGFHPYFYCGNKDKLKLNIPATEYQNKTGDKTFSFDGNLDYNSPEIDIAFTKLQGNKASFTDEKRDLTVKVKYDDFFSTLVFWTLEGKEYICLEPWSSPRNSINTKEQLKYLQPQEIFHTQIEIEVS; encoded by the coding sequence ATGTTTAATATAGCCGTAAAACAAGAAGAATATTTAATATATATTCTCAAAGATATAGAAAATGACTCTCGTTTAGAAATTGTGCCAGAAAAAGGAGGAATCGTCACCAATTGGAAAATACAAGGTCAAAATATACTGTATTTAGATCAAGAAAGATTTAAAAATCCCAGTTTAAGTGTCAGAGGTGGTATTCCCGTTTTATTTCCTATCTGTGGTAATTTACCTGAAAATATCTTTTATTTTGAAGACAAAAAATATATCTTAAAACAACATGGTTTCGCTAGGGATTTACCTTGGAAAGTAATAGGACAATCTCACAGTAAATCAGCTAAGATTATTTTAAGTTTAAAAAGTAATCAAGAAACCTTAGAAGTTTATCCCTTTGAATTTGAATTAATATTTAGTTATGAATTGTTAGGAAAAAAACTTATTATCGAACAATCCTACGAAAATAAATCAAACAAAAAAATGCCCTTTTCTACAGGGTTTCATCCTTATTTTTACTGTGGTAATAAAGACAAATTAAAATTGAATATTCCTGCTACTGAATACCAAAATAAAACAGGAGATAAAACATTTAGTTTTGATGGTAATTTAGACTACAACAGTCCAGAAATTGACATCGCTTTTACAAAACTTCAAGGAAATAAAGCCTCATTTACAGATGAAAAAAGAGATTTAACTGTTAAAGTAAAATACGATGATTTCTTTTCAACTTTAGTATTTTGGACATTGGAGGGTAAAGAGTATATCTGCCTTGAACCTTGGAGTTCACCACGCAACAGTATTAATACAAAAGAACAACTAAAATACCTACAACCTCAAGAAATCTTCCACACTCAAATTGAAATAGAAGTGAGTTAA
- a CDS encoding Fur family transcriptional regulator, protein MVISKDNIIKTLKSKGLRVTPQRFAVYSNLLHRCDHPTAEQILTDLNQEVPTLSQATVYLSLQTLQNVGLVKEVLLEEGVCRYDANVDPHHHFLCECCGEIEDIPWESLTGINISNLRQGLKVDRFEVTVYGRCDRCSDSH, encoded by the coding sequence ATGGTTATAAGCAAAGATAATATTATCAAAACATTGAAATCAAAAGGATTGAGGGTAACACCCCAAAGATTTGCGGTTTATTCCAATTTACTTCATAGGTGTGATCATCCTACTGCTGAACAGATTCTCACGGATTTAAATCAAGAAGTGCCAACTCTTTCTCAGGCAACGGTATATCTTTCTTTACAGACTCTTCAAAATGTCGGTTTAGTTAAAGAAGTTCTATTAGAGGAGGGGGTTTGTCGTTATGATGCTAATGTTGATCCCCATCATCATTTTTTATGTGAGTGTTGCGGGGAAATAGAGGATATTCCTTGGGAAAGTTTAACCGGTATCAATATCAGTAACTTACGTCAGGGTTTGAAAGTTGATCGCTTTGAGGTAACAGTTTATGGTAGATGCGATCGCTGTTCTGATAGTCATTAA
- a CDS encoding UPF0104 family protein → MTKLRQLIPILFVIILLSISVAAIASELKKYNINSVWQYLQNISQQRKMLALLVTGFGYALMTGYDILGFIHIKQKLSVLKIAFTAFVSYAVGNTVGFTAFSGTAIRYRYYGLWGVNKIKIGELIVFTHLTFWLGLLSISGIVSILDPLTLPSAIKLPFASIHPLGFIFLSLVLIYFIISVTIKHSVTIAGEEITFPKPIISLGTIIVAGLDWGLAALVLYLLLPPNLSMTYIGFFGIYIVALTAGLISTVPGGLGVFETVMLYLRPESISAPQMLGGLIAYRFVYYLLPLIFAVVLILLEAWKKRHPK, encoded by the coding sequence ATGACAAAATTACGTCAACTTATCCCCATTTTATTTGTTATTATTCTACTCTCTATATCCGTAGCCGCGATCGCATCTGAGCTAAAAAAATATAATATTAATAGTGTTTGGCAATACCTACAAAATATTTCTCAACAAAGAAAAATGTTAGCCCTATTAGTAACAGGATTTGGTTATGCCTTAATGACAGGATATGACATTTTAGGATTTATTCATATAAAACAAAAACTATCCGTTTTGAAAATAGCCTTTACTGCTTTTGTCAGTTATGCAGTAGGTAATACTGTGGGTTTTACAGCTTTCTCAGGCACAGCAATTCGTTACCGCTATTACGGCTTATGGGGAGTAAATAAAATCAAAATAGGAGAATTAATTGTTTTCACTCACCTAACATTTTGGTTAGGCTTACTAAGTATTAGTGGAATCGTCTCTATTTTAGATCCATTAACCCTTCCCAGTGCCATTAAACTACCCTTTGCATCCATTCATCCCCTAGGATTTATATTCTTATCCTTAGTGTTAATCTATTTCATCATCAGTGTCACTATTAAACATTCCGTTACCATTGCAGGAGAGGAAATCACCTTTCCCAAACCGATCATTTCCCTTGGTACAATTATTGTTGCTGGTTTAGATTGGGGATTAGCCGCCTTAGTGCTTTACTTATTATTACCTCCCAATCTTTCTATGACATATATCGGTTTTTTTGGTATCTATATTGTTGCTTTAACTGCTGGTTTAATTAGCACTGTGCCGGGAGGATTAGGAGTATTTGAAACAGTGATGCTATATTTAAGACCAGAATCGATAAGCGCACCTCAAATGTTAGGAGGCTTAATTGCTTACAGATTTGTTTACTACCTATTGCCTCTAATTTTTGCCGTAGTTTTAATTTTGCTCGAAGCGTGGAAAAAAAGACACCCTAAGTAA
- the cas1 gene encoding CRISPR-associated endonuclease Cas1 yields the protein MTALYLTEPGTKVHYKNQTFTIKKNQTYTCRLSELELLVILPGVQLTDAVISALLDQGIEAIFLRQDGQFRGRLQASFASNPLIRLAQYRTVETSFGLAFAQKFAYGKIRNQRALLQIKNRATKGKIAQLSESIDTINVYQLQLKNIDKPRTRDELMGIEGISARSYYQALQHFFPPHWQFNGRNRRPPKDPINALLSWGYGVLLARIFAVCVKAGLDPYLGFFHSIQPYRPNLVLDLMEEFRPILVDYAVISLIQSQMLDIADFQPSSDGQGIWLSVTAKKLLLRELEERMNQYLLYPPQNRKLKLNQIFLEQARMLARCLLESSLDYEPFFIK from the coding sequence ATGACTGCTTTATATTTAACCGAACCCGGTACAAAAGTTCACTATAAAAATCAAACCTTTACCATTAAAAAAAATCAAACCTATACTTGTCGGCTAAGTGAACTAGAATTATTAGTCATATTACCCGGAGTGCAATTAACCGATGCCGTTATTTCCGCTTTATTAGATCAAGGTATCGAAGCAATTTTTTTAAGGCAAGATGGACAATTTAGAGGAAGATTGCAAGCTAGTTTTGCCTCAAATCCTCTTATTCGTTTAGCACAATATCGCACTGTTGAAACATCTTTTGGTTTAGCTTTTGCCCAAAAATTCGCCTACGGTAAAATCCGCAATCAACGAGCATTATTACAAATAAAAAACCGTGCCACAAAGGGAAAAATAGCTCAATTATCAGAATCCATAGATACAATCAATGTATATCAATTGCAACTCAAAAACATTGATAAACCCAGAACAAGAGATGAATTAATGGGCATAGAAGGAATTTCTGCCCGAAGTTATTATCAAGCCTTACAACATTTTTTCCCACCTCATTGGCAATTTAACGGCAGAAACCGTCGCCCTCCAAAAGATCCCATCAATGCCTTACTCAGTTGGGGTTATGGAGTCTTATTAGCTCGTATTTTTGCAGTTTGCGTAAAAGCTGGATTAGATCCCTATTTAGGTTTTTTTCATTCTATTCAACCTTACCGCCCAAACCTAGTCCTAGATTTAATGGAGGAATTTAGACCGATTTTAGTTGATTATGCAGTCATTTCCCTCATTCAATCTCAAATGTTGGATATAGCTGATTTTCAACCTTCCTCTGATGGACAAGGAATCTGGTTAAGTGTCACCGCCAAAAAGTTGTTGTTGCGAGAATTAGAAGAAAGAATGAACCAGTATTTATTATATCCCCCTCAAAACCGCAAACTAAAACTCAATCAAATTTTTCTCGAACAAGCCCGAATGTTAGCACGATGTTTATTGGAATCCAGCTTAGATTATGAACCCTTTTTTATTAAATGA
- a CDS encoding Calvin cycle protein CP12, with protein sequence MSNIQDQIQEELKHAREVCDSPDSNSGECAAAWDAVEELQAEASHQKTKEPKKNSLEQYCSENPEAAECRLYDD encoded by the coding sequence ATGAGCAATATTCAAGACCAAATTCAAGAAGAATTAAAACACGCTAGGGAAGTGTGCGATAGCCCTGATAGTAACTCTGGAGAGTGTGCGGCGGCATGGGATGCAGTGGAAGAATTACAAGCTGAGGCTTCCCACCAAAAAACTAAAGAACCTAAGAAAAACTCTTTAGAACAATATTGTTCCGAAAATCCTGAAGCGGCTGAATGTCGTCTTTATGATGACTAA
- the cas2 gene encoding CRISPR-associated endonuclease Cas2, which yields MIKLWLICYDVKDDKRRTQLAKLLEQHCERVQYSVFECPLDVKKLEHLLSTRWLKVLNLQEDSLRIYPLDASAKQKIKIYGLKDNPPYESPDYLIL from the coding sequence ATGATTAAACTTTGGCTCATTTGTTACGACGTAAAAGATGATAAAAGACGTACTCAATTGGCAAAATTATTAGAACAACATTGTGAGAGAGTGCAGTATTCAGTTTTTGAATGTCCTTTAGATGTAAAAAAATTAGAGCATCTTCTCTCTACTCGATGGTTAAAAGTTCTAAATTTACAGGAAGATAGCCTTAGAATTTATCCCCTAGATGCTTCCGCAAAACAAAAAATCAAAATTTATGGACTGAAGGATAATCCTCCCTACGAGTCTCCTGACTATCTCATCTTGTAA
- the csx18 gene encoding CRISPR-associated protein Csx18 has product MNFALVRTIVRFRNVFVAILNGVITWIILIIAPLGLFTVIICTIAVFLSSVIFGLVGDFFLFMMLRQGNFNGVTGVGENRKFVDSELPSMRYSESIRKKNYD; this is encoded by the coding sequence ATGAATTTTGCTTTAGTTAGGACGATAGTTCGCTTTCGCAACGTTTTTGTGGCGATTCTCAATGGGGTGATTACTTGGATTATTTTAATTATTGCACCGTTAGGTTTATTTACCGTAATTATATGTACGATCGCAGTTTTTTTAAGTAGTGTGATTTTTGGTTTAGTGGGGGATTTCTTTTTATTTATGATGCTTCGACAGGGAAATTTTAATGGTGTAACGGGTGTTGGCGAGAATCGAAAATTTGTAGATTCAGAGTTGCCTTCTATGAGATATTCTGAATCCATAAGAAAGAAAAATTATGATTAG
- a CDS encoding IctB family putative bicarbonate transporter, whose amino-acid sequence MSTLKHSQDEKFFLLNWLKGSLIGNLVGLLSPWRSSSYLLGYSDIITAIFVCLVIISSPFTSNTLVGIILLAGGGFWVLLTVSDIDKNQITPIHLCIFAYWLISVAATAFSPLKMAALSGLVKFTLYLLLFALASRVFAKTKMRALIMGTYLLVSLIVSAYGVRQQFIGVKPLATWTDPTSPLADTTRVYSFLGNPNLLAGYLIPAVAFSVVALIVWKTKPQKILAGFALVINVACVYFTGSRGGWLALIGTGIVFLLGFKFWWNEYLSPFWRKWLIPTVITSFLLLVGVAMIFVEPLRIRIFSLFSWRGDSSNNFRINVWISALQMLQDYPLIGIGPGNEVFNQIYPLYMQTKFTALSAYSIFLEIALETGLIGLFSFLAVIVTTFKRGMVLIKKMKPSNDLQAIWILGAIASLAGLATQGLFDTVWYRPQINTLWWLCVAMVAAVYSLKSETDNHVS is encoded by the coding sequence ATGTCAACATTAAAACATTCTCAAGACGAAAAATTTTTTTTGTTAAATTGGCTTAAAGGCAGTTTAATAGGTAATTTAGTCGGCTTACTATCCCCATGGCGATCGAGTAGTTATCTTCTCGGCTATAGTGATATTATTACGGCTATTTTTGTTTGTTTAGTTATTATCAGTTCACCTTTTACCAGTAATACCCTAGTGGGAATTATTCTTTTGGCAGGAGGTGGATTCTGGGTTTTATTAACGGTTTCTGATATTGACAAAAATCAAATTACTCCCATCCATCTTTGCATTTTTGCTTATTGGTTAATTTCTGTGGCGGCTACTGCTTTTTCTCCGTTGAAAATGGCCGCTTTATCAGGATTAGTTAAATTTACTCTCTATTTACTTCTGTTTGCTTTGGCTAGTCGAGTTTTTGCTAAAACAAAGATGCGAGCGCTGATCATGGGTACATATTTATTGGTATCCCTGATTGTAAGTGCTTATGGTGTAAGACAACAATTTATCGGTGTTAAACCTCTAGCTACTTGGACTGATCCCACTTCTCCTTTAGCTGATACTACAAGAGTTTATAGTTTTTTGGGTAATCCTAATTTGTTGGCTGGTTATTTAATTCCTGCGGTAGCTTTTTCCGTAGTGGCTTTAATTGTTTGGAAAACTAAACCACAAAAAATTTTGGCAGGATTTGCTTTAGTCATCAATGTTGCTTGTGTTTATTTTACAGGTAGCAGAGGGGGATGGTTAGCATTAATTGGCACAGGTATTGTCTTTCTCCTTGGCTTTAAGTTTTGGTGGAATGAGTATTTGTCACCCTTTTGGCGTAAATGGTTAATCCCAACAGTAATTACCTCTTTTCTGCTTTTGGTTGGCGTTGCTATGATTTTTGTTGAGCCCTTGAGAATCCGAATTTTTAGTCTTTTTTCTTGGCGAGGGGATAGTAGTAATAATTTTCGTATCAATGTTTGGATTTCTGCTTTACAAATGTTACAAGATTATCCTTTAATTGGGATTGGTCCAGGGAATGAAGTTTTTAATCAAATTTATCCCCTTTATATGCAAACTAAATTCACCGCCTTAAGTGCCTATTCTATTTTTCTTGAAATAGCCCTAGAAACTGGTTTAATTGGTTTATTCTCTTTCCTAGCCGTCATTGTGACGACGTTTAAGAGGGGGATGGTATTAATCAAAAAAATGAAACCTAGTAATGATTTACAAGCAATCTGGATTTTAGGTGCGATCGCATCTCTGGCAGGTTTAGCAACTCAGGGTTTATTTGATACAGTATGGTATCGTCCTCAAATCAATACCTTGTGGTGGCTATGTGTAGCGATGGTAGCGGCGGTTTATTCATTAAAATCGGAAACCGATAATCATGTTAGTTAA
- a CDS encoding diacylglycerol/polyprenol kinase family protein → MLVNLSNQIGSILLITVYIGGLLLIAEILNRLHKTDSELTRKIVHIGTGNVILLAWWLNITSDVILLAVITASIVAIASYYLPILPSVNSVGRHSLGTLFYAISIGILTALFWHEGEKQFTAIGILIMSYGDGMAALIGQKWGKHKYQLLGNKKSWEGSLTMTLVSILVVISIFGIVATIQTKLFIIALLIGIFATILETFSSFGIDNLTVPVICGILAYYLQNIFTIN, encoded by the coding sequence ATGTTAGTTAATTTATCGAATCAAATTGGTTCAATTTTACTGATTACCGTATATATAGGAGGTTTGTTATTAATCGCAGAAATTCTCAATCGTCTTCACAAAACAGATAGCGAATTAACTCGCAAAATAGTTCATATCGGGACAGGTAATGTTATTCTCTTGGCATGGTGGTTAAATATTACCTCAGATGTGATTTTATTAGCTGTTATTACTGCTAGTATAGTTGCGATCGCATCTTACTACTTACCAATTCTTCCGAGTGTCAATAGTGTGGGCAGACATAGCCTTGGCACATTATTTTATGCTATTAGTATCGGTATTTTAACTGCTCTGTTTTGGCATGAAGGAGAAAAACAATTTACCGCCATTGGTATTCTTATCATGAGTTATGGAGACGGTATGGCCGCATTAATTGGACAAAAATGGGGTAAACATAAATATCAACTATTGGGCAATAAAAAAAGTTGGGAAGGTTCATTAACCATGACATTAGTGAGTATCTTAGTAGTTATTTCAATCTTCGGAATAGTTGCTACAATACAGACAAAACTATTCATTATCGCCTTACTCATTGGAATCTTTGCTACAATTTTAGAAACTTTTTCCTCTTTTGGCATTGATAATTTAACCGTACCCGTTATTTGTGGAATTTTAGCCTATTATTTACAAAATATTTTCACTATTAACTAA
- a CDS encoding DUF3177 family protein, with protein sequence MEEILLKALVWTNYKLFLLICLVLPLILSVWSLKTQIPSIQRLLLIYWRVASLLAIAIYLFIPVWQIGYLAWFAGHILIVICLWFWADINDEIRDLPKSSLRLALTSWRWAVSLYGIISAIAFIPFLRCTFVPSASADTMCRLWLEAPWHYKSWFHPNSTTGFLGFLGMSGLIIYVIYFVYFLTFRLVKQGRIALEQ encoded by the coding sequence ATGGAAGAAATTTTATTAAAAGCTCTAGTTTGGACTAATTATAAGTTATTTTTATTGATTTGCTTAGTTTTACCTCTTATTCTTTCTGTTTGGAGCTTAAAAACTCAAATTCCCTCGATTCAACGCTTACTACTTATTTACTGGCGGGTGGCTAGTCTTTTAGCCATCGCAATTTATCTGTTTATTCCTGTGTGGCAAATTGGTTATTTAGCATGGTTTGCTGGACATATTTTAATTGTCATTTGTCTTTGGTTTTGGGCTGATATTAATGATGAAATACGAGATTTACCTAAAAGTAGTTTACGTTTGGCTCTCACCTCTTGGCGTTGGGCGGTAAGTTTATATGGCATAATAAGTGCGATCGCATTTATTCCTTTTTTACGTTGTACATTTGTTCCTTCTGCCAGTGCAGATACTATGTGTAGATTGTGGCTAGAAGCTCCTTGGCATTATAAATCGTGGTTTCATCCTAATTCTACCACTGGATTTTTAGGCTTTTTGGGAATGAGTGGATTAATTATTTATGTTATTTATTTTGTTTATTTTCTCACTTTTCGTTTAGTCAAACAGGGGAGAATCGCCCTTGAGCAATAA